Part of the Paludisphaera borealis genome, AAGGACGTCGGCGAGGATTGTCCTTCGCCTTCCGGAATGGAAGATGTTCCGGTTCGGCGGATACGAATTAGGAATGATTACGTCGTTGCGCGCAGGCCGCAAATGTGTTCGCTCGTGGTCCCTGATTTTCCATCAAGCCGACCAAGATCAATCGATGCCAGGCTCTCGAAATCAAGGCGAGGAACATCTCCATGCGGCCCGTCGAACACCCAGAGTATCCAGAAAGTTGTGTGGATTCGACCAAGATTCTGTAAAGAATCCCGCCGTGTAGAGGATTTGCACGGCATTCTTTTGCGGAATTAATTAAGATGTTTTAATTATTCGGCCGACGACGACCCGAATTCCTTTCAAACGAGCCGGCGGGAGGTTGATGGAGCGGCGTCGCCGATATCATCGCAGCCGATTGGATCTGTTGGAATGTTCAGTGTCGAGCGATTGGGAGAGACGGATGAACGATGATATCACGTCGTTGCTGGATTTCAATCAGTGGGCAGACCGGAGGATGTTCGAGGCCTGCCGGGGGCTGACCGCCGAGCAGTACTCCGCCGAGCCGGTTCCGGGGTAGAGTTCGGTGCGGTCGACCGTCGCGCACCTGGTGATTGCGACGGAAGGTTGGCTGCGTGGATTGACGGGAGAGGGCGTCGTGAGGGTCCCGACCGAGGCCGAGCTTGCCACGGTCGACGACGCCGGGCGCTGGCTCGACCAGGCGCGGCGGACGGTCGAGACGCTGGTGCCGAAGTTTACCCCCGAGTGGCTGAACGCCCCGATGGCCCTGAGGCGCGGCCCGCAATCGGCCGTCCTGCCCCCCTGGGTGGTGATCCGCCACGTCGTCAACCACGCCACCTACCATCGCGGCCAGATCGCCTCGAAGCTCAAGCGTCTGGGGATCGAACCCCCCGCCACCGACCTCGTCTTCTGGGCCTTCGAACGCCTCGCTCCGAAGGCCTAGTCGACTGTTCAGGTCAGCGGCCGGTCGCGCTCGCGCCGACGACCATCGCGTCGTCGATCCCGGCCGGGGCGGCGAGGATCATGCGGTCGTCGATTCCGGTCGGCGCGGTGACGATCATCGCGGCGTCGATCGAGGGCGTGAGCATGAGCGGGGGGACGGCGATCGGGACCGGGACGCCGGTGCCGAGCGCAAAGCCGCCGCTGGGGCCGCGTTCGCTTTCGGCCCGGGCCAGCATCAGGACCGCCAGCACGAGGCAGGCGACGGCCGTGAGCGCCGGGAACCGCCGTGGCGATCGGGGTTTGGGGGGCCAGTCGGGATCGAGAGCGGGCGAGGGTTTCATCGTAAGGTCCTCCACGAAGTGGATCGATGCACCTCCAGCTTCAACGTATCAGGCGACGGATTCTTAGACATAGCTCAAAAGGCCGGTTTTCCCCAGGTCGTTTTGGGACGAGCGGCGCCAATCTGAAAAAAACGTAACCCGAAAGGAGGTTCCCCACTCTAGATCGATGGATTCGCTCGCGCCGTCCCGTTGCGGGGCCTTCCGTCCGTCCATCGAGGAAAACCGGATCTTCTCGATACTCATCACGCGCAGGGAGATAGCAACTCATGTCCAAGCTCCATCGTCGTCTCGTTTTGACTGCGTGCTTGGCGTCGTTTCTGGCGGCGCCGCTCTCGGCGCGGGCCGGCTTCTACCAGCAGACCAACCTCGTCTCCGACGTCCAGGGGCTGGCCAAGTTCACCGACCCCAACCTGAAGAACCCCTGGGGCATCTCCTCGAGCGCGACGAGCCCGTTCTGGGTTTCGAACCAGGGCTCGGGCAACTCGACGTTGTTCAACACCGCCGGCAAGCCGCAGGCGCTGGTCGTCACCATTCCGGGCGGCGGCGGGCCGACGGGGCAGGTCTTCAACACCTCGACCGACTTCGCGCTGGCGACCGGCGGTAAGGCCTTGTTCATGTTCGCCAATCTCAACGGCACGATCTCGGGGTGGAACGGGGCCCAGGGGACGACCGCCGTGGTCGAGGCGACGACCGCCGGCGCTTCCTTCACGGGGCTGGCGATCGGCAACAACGGCGCGGGGAACTTCCTGTACGCGGCCGACTCCGCCAACAACAAGATCGACGTCTTCAACGGCACGTTCGGCGCCACCACCCTGGCCGGCTCGTTCGTCGACCCGAATCTCGCCGCCGGCTTCTCGGTCTACAACATCCAGTCGCTTGGGGGCGTGCTCTACGTCACGTATGAGCACGGGGCCTTTGGCGGCGGGGTGGTCGACGCCTACGACCTCAACGGCAACTTCCTCCATCGCGTGGCGGCGAACGACTCCTCCGGCCCGCTCCAGTCGCCGTGGGGTCTGGCCCTGGCCCCTTCGTCGTTCGGCCCGTTCGGCGGCGCGCTTCTGGTCGGCAACGAGGACGACGGCCACATCAGTGCGTTCGACCCGACGACCGGCGCCTTCCTGGGGCAGCTCCTGGGCAAGGACGGCGACCCGATCGCCAACACGGGCCTCTGGGGCCTGAAGTTCGGCAACGACGGCAACGGCGGACACTCGAACACTCTCTATTTCAACGCCGGGATCAACGGTGAAGTCGATGGCCTGTTCGGCTCGATCACCTTCGTTCCCGAGCCGTCGTCGATCGTGATGGGGGGCCTCGCCTTCTCGCTCGTCGCCGGGACCGGCTGGGTCCGCCGGCGCCGGGCCGCCTAGCTCCGTCGTCCCTGGCACGAAGTCATGCGACGCATTCAGAACGTCTGGTCGTCCATGAACAACATCCACGCGAAGTGTGGAGTCGAAGAAATTCAGGATTTCACCACGGAGGATACGGAGCGGAAAGGGAGAGGATTCGGGAAGAGATCCATTGATGAATCGTTTCCACCCCATCCGGATTCTCCGAGTCCTCCGTGGTGAATCTCCTCGAACCAACTTGAGAGTCTGTCCTACAAGCGCGTATTACGGGAGGGCGAGGCTCTCAGCCGCGGCGACGGAGTTTGACGGCGCCGAGGCCGACCAGGCCGAGGGCCATGAGCGACAGGGCCGTCGGCTCCGGCACGCTGGCGACGACCGACACGCCGTCGAGCAGGACGAACGGGGGGACGCCGTCCGGGGTGCCGACCGCCAGGAACGAGAGCAATTCGCTGGTATTCTGCGCCGTGAAGGTGAACGTCTCGTGCATCCAGCCGCTGAAGCCGTGGTCGGGGTTGTGCCAGACGCTGGTCGACTGGGTCTCGCTGCCGAAGCTGACCTGCCACTGCTCGGTCGTGGCTCCGTCGAAGCCCTGCTGCTGGGCGCCCGCCCAATAGAAGCTGACGTCGTAGGAGGCGCCGACGGTCAGGCCGTTGATGGTCTGCTCGATCGGAGCCACATGGCCTTCGAAGGCGCCGTCGGCGGCCACGAAGTTGCCGCCGTCCGGGCTGGCGGTGGGCAGGCCGTTGGCCGAGCCGTTGTTCGGGCCCCAAAGCTGGAGGTTGCCGTACTGGCCGGTCACGCCGGTCGTGTCCGCGGTCCCCTCAGGGAAGATGAAGTTGTAGCCGGTCGTCGTCCAACCCGTGGCGTTCGTGTTGAAGCCCATCTGGCCGCCGCCGTGGGTCGTCGACTCGAAGCTGCCGTTGACCACCAGCTCCGCCGCTCGGACGGCTCCGGACGCTCCCAGAGCCACGGCGACGGCGGGGATGCCGACGAAAGCCCATTTCTTCAGAAACATGTGCGGTCCTTGTAAGAGTCGAGGATGTCGATTCCAGGTCATGATCGAAGTCGTGAGGACGCATGCGGCCCGAAAAGCGGGACCGGCGCAAGAAGCGAACGGGTGATCGTCAATCTCGGGGCGTTCTCCGGTGCGTCGCGCACCCATCGCTGTTCATCGCGATGCGGATCGAGGACGGAGCGGCGTTCACCGCGGCTCGCCAGGTCAAGGTAGGAGCGATTGACGATGCTTTCAAGTGTTTCCGGCCGATCCAGCGCCCGACCTCGCGAATTGATCGAGAACGGTAAACAAAACACCCCGGCGCGTTGCGTGAACACAACGGCTGGTGTTTCAGATCTTCATCAATCGGGTGTGACGTCCGCGAGGAGGCGGCCCACCGTACGAGCCCGGCCGACCGCGAGTCACTCGCGTTTTCATGAGGCCGGGCGTCCCGACGGCGTCATGATGGCGCGTATCCGCTTCTGGTAGAATCGATGGTCGGGCCGTCTTCTTCTTCATCATCGGCCCTATGAGCGTCATTCTGCTTCCATCGTGAGGATCATGCCATGCTCGCACATGCACTGACGCCGATCCTGAACGTGTCGGACATCCAGCAAAGTTTCGCCTGGTTCGAGAAGCTTGGGTGGAGGAAGGGCTGGGACTGGGGCTCGCCTCCCACGTTCGGGGGCGTCCGCTCGGGCAAGTGCGAGATCTTCCTCTGCCAGGGCGCCCAGGGCGGGCGCGGCAAGAGCGACCTCGCGACCACGTGGGGGAGCGGCGAGGCGGGCGACAAAGGGGTCTGGATGTCGATCTGGGTCGACGACGTCGACGCCGTCTACGAGCACTGTCTTGAACAAGGCGTCGAGGTCACCCACCCGCCGACCGACGAGCCCTGGGGCGTCCGCGAAATGCACGTCCGCCATCCCGACGGCCACGTCTTCCGCATCAGCCGGGGGATCGAGAACGCGAAGTAATAGGCGACGAAGGCGGGTGACGTCCACCCTGCAAGAGCTTGACCTCGCTCCTTCGTGCAACGAGCGCGGTTTGCATGGGAATTGCACACGGGACGTCGGCCGCCGCCTCTCTCTCCGGCGTAAACGAATTCTCGGATTAGCGAATGGTTTTCCCCTCTCCCCCCGGAGACGGTGGCCGGAACGACCGGATGAGGGGGGATTTCCAGGGTTCGAGGCCATCGAAGACCCCTCATCCGCCCCTTCGGGGCACCTTCTCCCCGCATGCGGGGAGAAGGGCATTCGGCCTCGGTTCGTGTGCATCCCAAATACAAACCGCGCTCGATTCGGACGGCACGATCAGAGTAACCGGGAGGCCGCGCGTTCGCCTCAGGGGAGTTGGCGGATCGTCGACGACTTCTCCTTCTTGCCAGTCAGATCCGTGGGAGCCCCGGCGTAGTCGAGCCGCGAGGCGGCCGAGAGATCATAAGTGAGTCGCTTCTGTGCGTCGACGGTCGCGTGCGACGAGCCGGTCAGCTTGACGGCGGCTTCGCCGAAGGCCAGTTTCGCCAGTTCGAGACGACTCGCGCCCGACGCGTCCAACCTGGCCGAGGCCGCTTTCCCCTGGAGCTTCGCGACGCTGGAGCCGTCGAGCTTGATCATGACGTCGGCCGCGTCCACCGACCCTTCCAGGTGGCTCGCGCCCGAGGCGCTCGCCTTGAAGGGCCGGCCGGATAGGACCGCCAGCACGATGTGCGAAGACCCCGAGAGCTTGACCTCGCATTCTTTGATGGGGAACTCGTCAAGCTCAAGCCGGCTCGCTCCGCTGACGTTGAGCCGGGCGGCCCCGGCCGAGCCGGCGAGGGTCAACTGGCTCGAACCGCTGACGTCCAGCACCGCGTTCCCAACTACCATCGAGCCCTCGACCTTGCTCGCGCCGCTGAGGTGGAGCTTGAAGTCCGAATCGGAACGAAATCCTTTGAGCGCGACCCTCGACGAGCCGCTCGCGTCGAGTCCTTCGAGCAGGGGAAGCACGATCTGGGCCTTCAAGGGCTCCTTGAACTGGAAGCTCAGGTTCGGCTCCAGGCCGATCTTCAGCGTCTTGCCCTCCTTGACGATCCGGAGGTGCTCGACCACGTTGTCGTCCGACGACGTCGTCACCTTGAACGCGTCGCCCCTCGTAATCTCGGCGCGAAACGTCGACCCGATTTGAACCGACGTGAAGTCGGCGACGTCCCAGACCTTCGTCGCCGCCACGCCCGAGCCGATGATCCGGTCGTTCGAGGATCGGAACCCGTTGAACAGGGTCGCCAGTCTTCCGCCGTCGGCGGGGGACGACGCCAGGGCGAGGGGCCGGTTCGGGGCGCAGGCGACCGCCAGGCCGAAGAGGACGACCGAGGCCGCCACGATCCCGGCGAGCGTCGTCATCCGTGGGCGTTTGCGGACGGGAGGCGGGACGCTCGACGCGAGGGGCGCCGAGGTTCCCGTGCGCTGCAAATCGGCCAGGTGGTGCTTCAGGACGTCGGCGACCTCGGAGGCCGTCGCGAATCGACCGTCGGCGTTCTTGGCGAGGAGCCGATCGACGATCGCGGCCAGCCAGTCGGGGACGTCGGGGTTGACGTCGCGCAGCGGTCGCGGCCGGTCGTCGCAGACCCGCCGGAGCACGGCGGGCGTAGAGTCGGCTCGGAACGGCGGACGCCCCGCGCACATGAAATACATGACCCCCCCGAGGCTGAACAGATCGGAGCGGTGGTCGACCGGCTCGCCGCGCGCTTGCTCGGGCGACATATATTGAGGCGTGCCGGCGATGACGCCGCTCTGCGTCTGGCTGGCGTCGTCGACGGCGCGGGCGAGGCCGAAATCGGACAGCTTCACGCGCTCGACGCCGTTCTCAAGCAGGATGTTCGAGGGCTTGACGTCGCGATGGACGAGCCCCTGGTCGTGGGCCGCGGCCAACCCGAGCGCCGCCTGCATGCCGACCCGCAAAACCTCCTTGACCGCCAACGGCCCGTCTCGGTCGACGCGCTCCTGGAGCGACCGGCCGGCGATGCAGGGCATGACGAGGTAGGGCAGGCCGTTCCATGAGTCGACCGCGTGGATGGCGACGACGTTCTCGTGAACGACCGCCGCGGCCGCCCTGGCTTCCCGGGCGAACCGACCTCGCGCCGCCGCGCTGACGGCGAATGGCGCGGCGAGGACCTTGATCGCCACGAACCGGCTCAGCTCGGGGTCGAACGCCTTCAGCACGACGCCGAACGCTCCCCGGCCCAGGACCTCCTTCACGTCGTACGGACCGAGGCGGCCGAGCGATCCCGGCTTCGTCGAGGGCCCGAGGAAGTCGAGGGCGATCAGCTCGTCGATCTTCGGCGACCGCCGAACGTGAGCGTCCACCGTCTCGGGCGCCGACCCGCGCAGCTCGGCGCAGATTCGGCTCCCCGCCGCCAGTTGCTCCAGCGTCTTCCGGCACGGCTCGCAATGGTCGAGATGGTCGGCCAACCGGCTGGTCTCCGGCTCGGACAAGCGGTCGTTCAGGAACGACCTCAGCCGTGTCTCGCTGCATTCGCCCCGCATGATTCGCGACTCCATCGTGGGATCTCCTAAGAATTCTCCGCCGATTCCCAGCCGAACTGCTCGATCTCGCGCCGGATTCGGACGACGGCCCGGCTCTTGTATTGATAGACAGTGCCCAGGCTCATCCCCAGGGCTTCGGCGACCTCTTTGGGCGGCCGTCCTTCGACCCCGGCCTGCCAGAACGCCTGCCAGGCCGCGTCGGAAAGCTCGCCTCGGATTCGGTCGGCCGCCCACATGATCAAAGTTCGTCGGTACTCGGCGTCGAAGACGGCCGAGTCCTCGCCGGTCGGGTCGGGCTGATCCTCAAGGAGGCGCTGGACGTCCGTGTCGCCGGACCCTTGCGGATGACGTCGCCGGGCGGCGAGGAGGTTGATGATCAGGTTCCGGGCGATCCGCGACAGCCACGCCCGGAACGAGCCCTTCTCGGGGTCCGGGTCGTACCGCTCGATCGCTCGGGCCACGGCGCGGAAGACCTCCTGCGCGAGATCCTCGGCGTCGGCGTCCTGAAGCCGCCGGTGCCGCGCGATCCGCCGCACCAGCGGGCCGTAAATCTCCATGAACTCCGACCAGGCCCCTTCGTCGGCCGGGTCTCGAAGCCGGATCAAGAAACTCGGGTGCGTGCTCGGCGCGTCGTCCATTTCGTTGAGCCTTTCGCGGAGTACACATACGCCGAGCTGATTGCTTGGAACTCAGACCGACTCACCACGGAGGAGAGATGATTCAACGAATGGATTCATGAAGCATTTCCTCCTCTTTCCTCTCCGCGTCCTCCGTGGTGGGTTAATCCTTAGAGTGGTTTGCGCTTGGGTTGCACACACCCGGTGTACGCAGGAAACCCGTATCGTTGTAGGGGCGCCCCTTGTGGGCGCCCGAGTCGCCAAGGCCGCCGCAGTCGCCGACGCCGACGCCGATCGGGCGCCCACAAGGGACGCCCCTACGTGTGCAACCCAAGCGCAAACCGCTCTAATTCTTAAAGGTCAAGACGACTCACCACGGAGGACTCGGAGGAGAAACAATTCGATTGATGAGTTCATGAAATCTCCTCTCTTCTTCTCCGCGTCCTCCGCGTCCTCCGTGGTGAGTTTCTTCGAGGACCGGCGCGCCTACTTGCCCCCGCCGGCCTTGGGTTCGTCGTCGAGCCGCTTCGCCTGGGTGTCGTGATCCTCCTCGTGCAAGACGATGTGAGTGACCTTGCCGTCGCCGTCCTTGACGAACGTGATCGTGGCGTCCTGCGTCGGCTTCATGAAGAAGACGGTCTCCGACTCCGGGAAGACCTCGGACGCCCCTTCCCCGGTGGCCTGGGCCTTGAGGTGTTCGCCCTCGCGGGTGAACGTCAGGACGACGGCGGGAGTAAGCTGGTACCGGCCGACGTAGGATTCGTAGATCTTGGGGTCGACCTGGGCCGTCTTGTGGGCGACGACCTTGGTTTTCTTGAGGCCCGACTTGCCGGCGATCAGATAGGCGTTCAAGACGTTGTCGATTTTCGAGGCGTCGTCGTTGTTGACGAGGAAGACGTATCCGATCCCCTGGTCCTTGTACATCAACGACTGGCTCGTGAACCCCGTGTTTCGGCCCCCGTGCCCGTAGTTGACGCCGGTCGGGGTTTCCTGGATCGCGATGCCGAGGCCCCACGAGGCTCCCTTCTGATCCGGGATCTTCACCTGGGAGCGGAGCATCTCCTGGGCGGTGGGCTCGGAGAGGCCTCTCCCCTGGACGACGGCCGTCAGGAACTTCGCGTACTCGCCGGCGGCGATATGAAGGCTGGCGGCCGTGTTGGGCTCGCTGGGCTTCCCCTTCTCCATCGGCGAGCTGCCGCCGTGTCCCGTGGCGGTGAGGCGCGCGATGTCGTCGTTCCAGACGAGCGAGGCGTGCTCGACGCCGAAGGGGGTGAAGACCTCCTCGCGGATCAGGTCGACCAGCTTCTTGCCGGTGAGCTTCTCGACGACCTTGCCGAGATACACGAAGCCCTCGCCGGAGTACGAGACCTCGGTGCCGGGGGTGAACTTGATGTCGAGCTTCCCCGTCCGCCAGTTCGGGAACCCGGTCCGGTGGGTCATCACCATCCGGGCCGTGATCAGCTTGTAGCGGTCGTCGTGGGCGATGTCTTCATAAGGTAGATACGTGTAGAGCGGCGTGTCGAGCTTCAAGACCCCGCGATCGACGAGGCGGAGCACGGTGTACGCGAACACCGGCTTGGTCATCGAGGCGGCTTCGAACACCGTGTCGTCGCCGACCGGCTCGTGGGTCGCCGTGTTCTTGACGCCGAACCCCTTGCGATAGACGACCTGGGAATCCTTGATGACGGCGACCGAGACGCCGGGAATCTGGTAGTAATCCAGATAGGCCTTCACGAACCGGTCGAGCGCGTCGGCGTTCAAGGGGCCCGCGCTTCGGAGCACTCCTTCGTCGCCGATCAAGCCGGGCCAGGGGATGGCACTGACGCGGAGCAGGTCGGCCGTCGCCGGACGGTCGGCCTCGATCCGGACGTCGACGCGCCGCTTCGAATCGACGCGCAGGTCCACCGAATCCACGGCGTGGACCGCGTAATCGCCCACGGGGAGACCCGTGACCTTGTAGCCGCCCGACCCGTCGACGGCCGCCTCGCGCCAGAGCTGCGGCGTGCGCGTCGACTGGACCCGGACCCGGGCGGGGAGGGGGGCCGACGACGGGCCGTCCCAGGCGACCTTGCCCGACGCCTCGCCGAACTTCGTTTCCGGCGTGACGAGGAAGAATTCACCGCAGCGGTCGGGCGAAGAGGCCTTCTGCGTCCCGCTCCCCCAGGCGGCCCACGAGAACGAGCCGTCCTTATCTCGATCGGCGACCGAGACGTCGAATCCGATCGACCGCTCGGGGTCGAGATCGGCGGCGACCTCGATCCGCCACTCGTAGACGATCCGGGAATCCTTCCGGACCACGGCCACCTTCATCGTCTTCTCGGCCGACTCCAGCGGCCCGACGAACTGGTTCCGGTTCCCGTACCGGGCGTACTGGAAGACGGGAGACCCGCTCCCGGCGTGGGCCGAGTCGATGTAAAGCTCGCAGCCGTCCTGGGCGTCCCACGCGACGTCGCCCACTCCGGGCTTGTCGAGGACGGCCGAATCGTCTTCGACCTCGACGGCGACGTACAGGGCGTGCTCGCCCGGGTTGTAGGCGAACCGGAAGTGGGCCTTGAGGTCGTCCTCGCCCTTGAGCTTGTCACCGAATTCGATGCGTTCGATCGGGTAGGTCTTCAGGCCGACGGGCCAGTCGCCCAGGTCGCCGTCGATGGTGATCCCTTGCGCCGGATAGGCGATTCCGACCGCGCCGTTCTGACCCAAGGTCGATTTCGCCCCGATCAGCATCAACGCGGCGAAGCAGGCGGCGAGCCTCCAACGAATGGTCGACGAGGTGCGATTGGCCTTCATGAACGATGGCTCCTGATGACATGGGGCGGTCGACTGGATCAAACGTCCTATCCGACTACACAAGCCAAGGCGGAAAGTTTGAACGGGGATTCGCGGATTATGACGTCTCCCCGCCCGCCAAGCGACTTTGTGATTCTTCGGCCAGAACGACGAAACCTTGTCCGGAAACCAACATGACGCCGCCGGGACGCCCGGCCTCATGAAAATGAGGTATCGCGGCCGGGTGGCTGTGGCAGAATGCCACAGATGAGCGGGCCTGGGCTTTCCCCCTGTGGCGTTCCGCCACAGCCACCCAGACGGGTCCGATACGAGCCCGAAGCGCCAGCGAGGGAATCGGGTCGTGCGTCCGGCGAGTCGAACGCGACGCTCAGAGTTCTTCCAGCGGGCTCGTTTCTTTCGACGATGAGGCCGGCCTTCGCCGGTCGACCACACGAATGCAGCCGACGCCCACGGCCCACAGAGTCACGCCCGCCAACCAGACGTAGTAGCCGGAACGTAGCTCGAAACTGCCCGGCCTCTCCATCAATATCCAGAAGCTCGCCGGCAGCAAGTTGAGGCAACCCATGATGAACGCCCGCCGGTGGCGGCCTTGCCAGAGCCACATGGCCGAGAAATACATGGCGACGATCGAGAGACCAGACTGGCACATGCAGGGGAAACCCAGCACGACGGCCCACCCTGAAACTCAGTACCGCCTTCGAAGAAGCCGCCTCGCCCCCAGGCGCCCGGCAGTAGGCATGCGGTCAGGTAAAAGCCGGCTACAGCCGCGGAGAGCGCGAACTTCGCAACTCGAAGCCCTTCGCCA contains:
- a CDS encoding DinB family protein: MRSTVAHLVIATEGWLRGLTGEGVVRVPTEAELATVDDAGRWLDQARRTVETLVPKFTPEWLNAPMALRRGPQSAVLPPWVVIRHVVNHATYHRGQIASKLKRLGIEPPATDLVFWAFERLAPKA
- a CDS encoding TIGR03118 family protein → MSKLHRRLVLTACLASFLAAPLSARAGFYQQTNLVSDVQGLAKFTDPNLKNPWGISSSATSPFWVSNQGSGNSTLFNTAGKPQALVVTIPGGGGPTGQVFNTSTDFALATGGKALFMFANLNGTISGWNGAQGTTAVVEATTAGASFTGLAIGNNGAGNFLYAADSANNKIDVFNGTFGATTLAGSFVDPNLAAGFSVYNIQSLGGVLYVTYEHGAFGGGVVDAYDLNGNFLHRVAANDSSGPLQSPWGLALAPSSFGPFGGALLVGNEDDGHISAFDPTTGAFLGQLLGKDGDPIANTGLWGLKFGNDGNGGHSNTLYFNAGINGEVDGLFGSITFVPEPSSIVMGGLAFSLVAGTGWVRRRRAA
- a CDS encoding PEP-CTERM sorting domain-containing protein — its product is MFLKKWAFVGIPAVAVALGASGAVRAAELVVNGSFESTTHGGGQMGFNTNATGWTTTGYNFIFPEGTADTTGVTGQYGNLQLWGPNNGSANGLPTASPDGGNFVAADGAFEGHVAPIEQTINGLTVGASYDVSFYWAGAQQQGFDGATTEQWQVSFGSETQSTSVWHNPDHGFSGWMHETFTFTAQNTSELLSFLAVGTPDGVPPFVLLDGVSVVASVPEPTALSLMALGLVGLGAVKLRRRG
- a CDS encoding bleomycin resistance family protein — encoded protein: MLAHALTPILNVSDIQQSFAWFEKLGWRKGWDWGSPPTFGGVRSGKCEIFLCQGAQGGRGKSDLATTWGSGEAGDKGVWMSIWVDDVDAVYEHCLEQGVEVTHPPTDEPWGVREMHVRHPDGHVFRISRGIENAK
- a CDS encoding protein kinase domain-containing protein, giving the protein MESRIMRGECSETRLRSFLNDRLSEPETSRLADHLDHCEPCRKTLEQLAAGSRICAELRGSAPETVDAHVRRSPKIDELIALDFLGPSTKPGSLGRLGPYDVKEVLGRGAFGVVLKAFDPELSRFVAIKVLAAPFAVSAAARGRFAREARAAAAVVHENVVAIHAVDSWNGLPYLVMPCIAGRSLQERVDRDGPLAVKEVLRVGMQAALGLAAAHDQGLVHRDVKPSNILLENGVERVKLSDFGLARAVDDASQTQSGVIAGTPQYMSPEQARGEPVDHRSDLFSLGGVMYFMCAGRPPFRADSTPAVLRRVCDDRPRPLRDVNPDVPDWLAAIVDRLLAKNADGRFATASEVADVLKHHLADLQRTGTSAPLASSVPPPVRKRPRMTTLAGIVAASVVLFGLAVACAPNRPLALASSPADGGRLATLFNGFRSSNDRIIGSGVAATKVWDVADFTSVQIGSTFRAEITRGDAFKVTTSSDDNVVEHLRIVKEGKTLKIGLEPNLSFQFKEPLKAQIVLPLLEGLDASGSSRVALKGFRSDSDFKLHLSGASKVEGSMVVGNAVLDVSGSSQLTLAGSAGAARLNVSGASRLELDEFPIKECEVKLSGSSHIVLAVLSGRPFKASASGASHLEGSVDAADVMIKLDGSSVAKLQGKAASARLDASGASRLELAKLAFGEAAVKLTGSSHATVDAQKRLTYDLSAASRLDYAGAPTDLTGKKEKSSTIRQLP
- a CDS encoding RNA polymerase sigma factor; this encodes MDDAPSTHPSFLIRLRDPADEGAWSEFMEIYGPLVRRIARHRRLQDADAEDLAQEVFRAVARAIERYDPDPEKGSFRAWLSRIARNLIINLLAARRRHPQGSGDTDVQRLLEDQPDPTGEDSAVFDAEYRRTLIMWAADRIRGELSDAAWQAFWQAGVEGRPPKEVAEALGMSLGTVYQYKSRAVVRIRREIEQFGWESAENS
- a CDS encoding serine hydrolase encodes the protein MKANRTSSTIRWRLAACFAALMLIGAKSTLGQNGAVGIAYPAQGITIDGDLGDWPVGLKTYPIERIEFGDKLKGEDDLKAHFRFAYNPGEHALYVAVEVEDDSAVLDKPGVGDVAWDAQDGCELYIDSAHAGSGSPVFQYARYGNRNQFVGPLESAEKTMKVAVVRKDSRIVYEWRIEVAADLDPERSIGFDVSVADRDKDGSFSWAAWGSGTQKASSPDRCGEFFLVTPETKFGEASGKVAWDGPSSAPLPARVRVQSTRTPQLWREAAVDGSGGYKVTGLPVGDYAVHAVDSVDLRVDSKRRVDVRIEADRPATADLLRVSAIPWPGLIGDEGVLRSAGPLNADALDRFVKAYLDYYQIPGVSVAVIKDSQVVYRKGFGVKNTATHEPVGDDTVFEAASMTKPVFAYTVLRLVDRGVLKLDTPLYTYLPYEDIAHDDRYKLITARMVMTHRTGFPNWRTGKLDIKFTPGTEVSYSGEGFVYLGKVVEKLTGKKLVDLIREEVFTPFGVEHASLVWNDDIARLTATGHGGSSPMEKGKPSEPNTAASLHIAAGEYAKFLTAVVQGRGLSEPTAQEMLRSQVKIPDQKGASWGLGIAIQETPTGVNYGHGGRNTGFTSQSLMYKDQGIGYVFLVNNDDASKIDNVLNAYLIAGKSGLKKTKVVAHKTAQVDPKIYESYVGRYQLTPAVVLTFTREGEHLKAQATGEGASEVFPESETVFFMKPTQDATITFVKDGDGKVTHIVLHEEDHDTQAKRLDDEPKAGGGK